The following coding sequences are from one Capsicum annuum cultivar UCD-10X-F1 chromosome 3, UCD10Xv1.1, whole genome shotgun sequence window:
- the LOC107865413 gene encoding probable protein phosphatase 2C 33 has product MGSSLYPEDAFLIVGEESILSIDIEETEMHLEVFQTLKESFLKAYKVMDRELRSYMNINCFCSGTTTGKNLVIGNIGDSRAVLAMRGEDDSLTVVQLTVDLKPDLPESDIDQFDAYYQAARGEKKRRVFGLGSEAKRYYGQTLCVSCGKTSSSASHEFCLAFVIFGIVDDVGFFKDSWLMFGAMEVLDIIMCLDVAMFGIVDV; this is encoded by the exons ATGGGGAGTAGCCTATATCCCGAGGATGCTTTCCTCATCGTTGGTGAGGAGTCGATACTCTCTATTGATATTGAAGAGACTGAAATGCACCTAGAGGTATTTCAAACATTGAAGGAGTCATTTCTGAAGGCTTATAAGGTTATGGATAGAGAACTCAGAAGCTATATGAATATCAATTGCTTCTGTAGTGGAACAACAACT GGTAAGAATCTTGTTATTGGTAATATTGGGGACTCTAGAGCTGTGCTGGCTATGAGAGGCGAGGATGATTCTCTCACTGTAGTGCAATTGACAGTAGACCTTAAGCCGGATTTACCAG AATCTGATATTGATCAATTTGATGCATATTACCAAGCTGCCAGAGGAGAAAAGAAGCGAAGAGTATTTGGTCTTGGATCTGAAGCAAAGAGATACTACGGGCAAACTCTTTGTGTTTCTTGTGGAAAGACATCATCTTCAGCTTCTCATGAATTTTGTTTAGCTTTTGTTATCTTTGGTATTGTGGATGATGTGGGTTTTTTTAAGGATAGTTGGTTGATGTTTGGTGCTATGGAAGTCTTGGACATAATTATGTGTTTAGATGTTGCTATGTTTGGTATTGTGGATGTTTAG